A window of the Mesoplasma florum L1 genome harbors these coding sequences:
- the plsX gene encoding phosphate acyltransferase PlsX has protein sequence MYKIAFDVMGSDNGSAVAIEAASRFIKSRKDLYLVFVGDEDQIKTSLEKFPIDESRFEILATKEFIDMNGSIMDIRRKKDSSMVRALETLKDKKVDAMITGGNSAAFIAGSHFILGELNGISRPGFMPTLPTAVSNKLTLLLDVGANLEADIEDIIGYAKMANIYAKNVLKIENPLIAQLNIGEEKSKGTLLQKEIYKELESDENINFFGNLESRDILAGKVDIIVTDGYTGNMCLKAFEGASKILMTEIKSQLYKTIFTKLKALTLKKSFDNVSKKFDYKNHSGAILLGVEGIAFKAHGSSDVKSFEATLRMTCDAVENDVLNKIKKELN, from the coding sequence ATGTATAAAATAGCGTTTGATGTTATGGGTTCAGATAATGGTAGTGCAGTTGCAATAGAAGCTGCAAGCAGATTTATAAAATCAAGAAAAGATTTATATCTTGTTTTTGTTGGTGATGAAGACCAAATAAAAACATCTTTAGAAAAATTCCCAATTGACGAGTCAAGATTTGAAATTTTAGCAACAAAAGAATTTATTGATATGAATGGTTCAATTATGGATATTAGAAGAAAAAAAGATTCATCTATGGTTAGAGCTTTAGAAACTTTAAAGGATAAAAAAGTTGATGCAATGATTACTGGTGGAAATTCTGCTGCATTTATTGCAGGTTCACATTTTATTCTTGGTGAATTAAATGGAATTTCTAGACCAGGGTTCATGCCAACTCTTCCAACAGCTGTAAGCAATAAATTAACTTTATTGCTTGATGTAGGGGCAAATCTTGAAGCTGACATTGAAGATATCATAGGATATGCAAAAATGGCTAATATATATGCTAAAAACGTCTTAAAAATAGAAAATCCTTTGATTGCACAATTAAATATAGGTGAAGAAAAGTCAAAAGGTACTTTATTACAAAAAGAAATATATAAAGAATTAGAATCAGATGAGAATATTAACTTTTTTGGTAATTTAGAATCAAGAGATATATTAGCTGGTAAAGTTGACATTATAGTTACTGATGGTTATACAGGAAATATGTGTTTAAAAGCTTTCGAAGGAGCTTCTAAAATTTTAATGACTGAGATTAAATCACAATTGTATAAAACAATTTTTACAAAATTAAAAGCCTTAACACTTAAAAAATCATTTGATAATGTTTCAAAAAAATTTGATTACAAAAATCACTCTGGTGCTATTCTACTAGGAGTTGAAGGGATTGCTTTTAAAGCTCATGGTTCAAGTGATGTTAAATCATTTGAAGCAACACTAAGAATGACTTGTGATGCAGTGGAAAATGACGTATTAAATAAAATTAAAAAGGAATTGAATTAA
- the ptsS gene encoding phosphate ABC transporter substrate-binding protein: MNKKFFLVMVIVVGAIVGLWSWTLVAPNNSISIGGSASVQPLLKKLTDKYKTEDGKKFVYSATGSGAGVTNVKEGVYEIGFISKDIGDNDFTPLPINENKTLFKDLTEENINDKHWYSNTLASTQGTEETYRSIEFARDSIVFVYNDQGTGFDKFLKDSNLEFVFEVNDEGKFDQKDNAQGKNINRSYKILNEIYNNDSQNDLITWNRLAILIAENFSEEGTKEQNIKLAQQVSSTAKVTPYSSTSGSGTRTSFTNLTGINPGNAVKEYGANGTIYSQIEKSPGSIGFVSMLYGSANSSRVKSVKIKQGDTTWDPSKDDSEKLSSYPLTRPFIAIYKYDTNNKDLNSILDFLFWMAASPEVKNLYSSVGLTQLVQPTKK; the protein is encoded by the coding sequence ATGAACAAGAAATTCTTTTTAGTTATGGTGATAGTTGTAGGAGCTATTGTTGGTCTTTGATCATGAACTTTAGTTGCCCCAAATAACTCAATTAGTATTGGTGGTAGTGCCAGTGTTCAACCATTATTAAAGAAACTTACTGATAAATATAAAACTGAAGATGGTAAAAAATTTGTTTATTCAGCAACAGGTTCTGGTGCTGGAGTTACCAATGTTAAAGAAGGCGTTTATGAAATAGGTTTTATTTCAAAAGACATTGGTGATAATGATTTCACTCCATTGCCAATAAATGAAAATAAAACTTTATTCAAAGATCTAACAGAAGAAAACATTAATGATAAGCATTGATATTCAAATACTTTAGCAAGCACTCAAGGTACAGAAGAAACTTATCGTTCTATTGAATTTGCACGAGACTCAATTGTTTTTGTTTATAATGACCAAGGAACTGGTTTTGATAAATTTTTAAAAGATTCAAATTTAGAATTTGTTTTTGAAGTTAATGATGAAGGAAAATTTGATCAAAAAGATAATGCACAAGGCAAAAACATAAATAGAAGTTATAAAATATTAAATGAAATTTATAATAATGATTCTCAAAATGATTTAATTACATGAAATCGCTTAGCTATTTTAATAGCTGAAAACTTTTCTGAAGAAGGAACTAAGGAACAAAATATTAAACTTGCCCAACAAGTTTCATCAACAGCTAAGGTAACACCTTATTCTTCAACAAGTGGTTCAGGAACAAGAACTTCATTTACTAATTTAACAGGTATTAATCCTGGTAATGCAGTCAAAGAATATGGAGCAAATGGAACAATTTATAGTCAAATAGAAAAATCACCTGGATCAATTGGATTTGTTTCCATGCTATATGGTTCTGCAAATTCTTCAAGAGTAAAATCAGTAAAAATTAAGCAAGGAGACACAACTTGAGATCCTTCAAAAGATGATTCTGAAAAGTTGTCTTCTTACCCTTTAACAAGACCTTTTATAGCTATATACAAATATGATACAAACAATAAAGATTTAAATAGCATATTAGACTTTTTATTCTGAATGGCTGCAAGCCCAGAAGTTAAAAATTTATATTCATCTGTAGGTTTAACACAATTAGTTCAACCAACTAAAAAATAA
- a CDS encoding AAA family ATPase → MLFLKQIRAVGFKSFAEPTTLNFTKEMIGVVGPNGSGKSNITDSIRWALGEQSTKSLRGANMDDIVFSGSTDKPAADFAEVTLVFDNQRDIFSTIKTDVVEITRRFNKKTRDSDFFINGEKCKLRDIQDVALETGLTKSSIAIISQGTISTFAEAKPDARREIFDEAAGLAKYKKRKLEALKQLAKTTENLTRISDIKLTLEKRLPREKEKAEKAAKYKDKIEELQKIELTILASDALRFETELSSLRDKRRQLDIEVQKLANEINLSQDELDVMLSKNGDADKEITQLNLNFQRIVERIANLKNQKQQVEARENSENVNENIDDIKARAIKKEFDEKSISLNSEKDLIISLERQELDLKKRYDEVNDQFRTFHMQSQEIESEKNKLQYRLEELEHKQNTNNLNPMSGAKAIIDNAKRLSGVVGTVGSLIDVKEEHQIAISLITGNHLQSVVFKTSDDAKKGIEFLKNQRLGRVNALPIDTLNPSSIAGPQRDIIKRAPGFVGFANELVEIEKDCQVVLDYIYGTTIVTRNFDDATRLGKSINFRYGIVSLDGQRVLPRGAMSGGSVNKASNIFAAKKVDESFDPESIKNKIITLDKIFNEKQKTFNDLKEVREKLIDDINQASSNIRIGKNSINILNSSLVELSDNYKIITGKDLLNNQTTSSFDESESIRLAREIAKLETERNEISIKVNALSDSKTKTTDRQHELNKENKEKRETLNNWKDELANVKSDLTILESTNIQILKRLSEGYNLSLDAIREMHFDEIENPEETRTRIQELTIELKSIGEVSMDAIQEYEETKKEYDYYVTNLNEVQESADKLNEIILNIDIEMKTQFKRIVDDVNAALPEAFQKLFNGGTASLIYTNPDDILETGIDIEVNPPGKKITNLNLLSGGEKSLVALSVLFSILKVRPLPLVILDEAEAPLDPANVTRFARYVRDFVENTQFIIVTHREGTMENCDILYGVTMETKGITKIVQLALDIDKIKKLINKNKE, encoded by the coding sequence ATGCTATTTTTAAAACAGATTAGAGCAGTCGGATTTAAGTCATTTGCAGAACCAACAACTTTAAACTTCACAAAAGAAATGATTGGTGTTGTTGGACCAAATGGGTCAGGTAAATCAAATATTACAGATTCTATAAGATGAGCATTGGGTGAGCAATCAACAAAATCATTACGTGGAGCTAATATGGATGATATTGTTTTTTCAGGAAGCACTGACAAACCAGCAGCAGACTTTGCAGAGGTAACTTTAGTTTTTGATAACCAAAGAGACATATTCTCTACTATAAAAACAGATGTTGTTGAAATCACAAGAAGATTTAATAAAAAAACTCGTGACAGTGACTTTTTCATTAACGGTGAAAAATGTAAATTAAGAGATATTCAAGATGTTGCTTTAGAAACTGGACTAACAAAATCAAGTATTGCAATTATTTCTCAAGGAACAATCTCAACATTTGCTGAAGCAAAACCCGATGCAAGAAGAGAAATTTTTGATGAAGCCGCTGGTTTAGCAAAATACAAAAAAAGAAAATTAGAAGCTCTAAAACAATTAGCCAAAACTACTGAAAATTTAACAAGAATAAGTGATATTAAGTTAACTCTAGAAAAAAGATTACCAAGAGAAAAAGAAAAAGCAGAAAAAGCTGCTAAATATAAAGATAAAATTGAAGAACTACAAAAAATTGAATTAACTATATTAGCAAGTGATGCGTTAAGATTTGAAACTGAATTATCTTCATTAAGAGATAAAAGACGTCAATTAGATATAGAAGTTCAAAAGTTAGCAAATGAAATTAACTTATCTCAAGATGAATTAGATGTAATGTTATCTAAAAATGGGGATGCTGATAAAGAAATAACTCAATTAAATTTAAACTTCCAAAGAATTGTTGAAAGAATAGCAAACTTAAAAAATCAAAAACAACAAGTTGAAGCAAGAGAAAACTCAGAAAATGTTAATGAAAATATTGATGACATAAAAGCAAGAGCAATTAAAAAAGAGTTTGATGAAAAATCAATATCTTTAAATAGTGAAAAGGATCTTATTATTAGTCTTGAAAGACAAGAATTAGATTTAAAGAAAAGATATGATGAAGTAAATGATCAATTTAGAACTTTCCATATGCAATCACAAGAGATTGAATCAGAAAAGAATAAATTACAATATCGTTTAGAAGAACTTGAACATAAACAAAATACAAATAATTTAAATCCTATGTCAGGTGCAAAAGCTATTATTGATAATGCAAAAAGATTATCTGGAGTTGTTGGTACTGTTGGTTCATTAATCGATGTAAAAGAAGAACACCAAATAGCAATTTCATTAATTACAGGTAACCATTTACAATCAGTTGTATTTAAAACAAGTGATGATGCTAAAAAAGGAATTGAATTCTTAAAAAATCAAAGATTAGGTAGAGTTAATGCATTACCTATTGATACTTTGAATCCTTCTTCAATCGCTGGCCCACAAAGAGACATAATAAAAAGAGCTCCAGGGTTCGTTGGTTTTGCTAATGAATTAGTTGAAATTGAAAAAGACTGCCAAGTAGTATTAGATTATATTTATGGTACAACAATTGTTACAAGAAACTTTGATGATGCAACTAGACTTGGAAAAAGTATTAACTTCCGTTATGGAATAGTTTCATTAGATGGTCAAAGAGTTTTACCTAGAGGTGCAATGAGTGGGGGTTCTGTTAACAAAGCTTCAAATATATTTGCAGCTAAAAAAGTTGATGAATCATTTGATCCAGAATCAATTAAAAATAAAATTATTACATTAGATAAAATATTTAATGAAAAACAAAAAACATTTAATGATTTAAAAGAAGTAAGAGAAAAATTAATTGACGATATAAATCAAGCATCATCAAATATTAGGATTGGTAAAAACTCAATCAACATACTTAATTCTTCATTAGTAGAATTATCAGATAACTACAAAATTATTACAGGTAAAGATTTATTGAATAATCAAACCACTTCTTCATTTGACGAATCTGAATCAATTAGGTTAGCTAGAGAAATTGCTAAACTAGAAACTGAAAGAAATGAAATTTCAATTAAAGTTAACGCACTATCAGATTCAAAAACAAAAACAACTGATCGTCAACATGAATTAAATAAAGAAAACAAAGAAAAACGTGAAACTTTAAATAATTGAAAAGATGAATTAGCAAATGTTAAATCAGACTTAACTATTTTAGAATCTACAAACATTCAAATTCTAAAAAGATTGTCAGAAGGATACAATTTATCACTTGATGCAATTAGAGAAATGCATTTTGATGAAATCGAAAACCCAGAAGAAACAAGAACTAGAATTCAAGAATTAACTATTGAATTAAAATCAATTGGTGAAGTTTCAATGGATGCAATTCAAGAATATGAAGAAACTAAAAAAGAGTACGATTACTATGTTACAAATTTAAATGAAGTTCAAGAATCAGCAGACAAATTAAACGAAATAATTTTAAATATTGACATTGAAATGAAAACTCAATTTAAACGTATTGTTGATGATGTTAATGCTGCTTTACCTGAAGCATTCCAAAAATTATTTAATGGTGGAACAGCAAGCTTAATTTATACAAATCCAGATGATATATTAGAAACTGGAATTGATATTGAAGTTAATCCTCCAGGTAAAAAAATTACAAACTTGAATTTATTAAGTGGTGGAGAAAAATCATTGGTTGCACTATCAGTGCTATTCTCAATCTTAAAAGTAAGACCATTGCCATTAGTTATTTTAGATGAGGCAGAAGCTCCATTAGATCCAGCTAACGTAACAAGATTTGCTCGTTATGTAAGAGATTTCGTTGAAAACACACAATTTATTATTGTAACTCACCGTGAAGGTACAATGGAAAACTGTGATATCTTATATGGTGTAACTATGGAAACTAAAGGAATTACAAAAATTGTTCAATTAGCTTTAGATATCGATAAAATTAAAAAATTAATAAATAAAAACAAAGAATAA
- the rnc gene encoding ribonuclease III, with amino-acid sequence MTMHEFFENFGIKINDSKIFSTALTHNSYANETKTKETYQRLEFLGDAVLQMYVSKFLYLNFTNAPEGKLTKTRSDIVRQETLSEIAKMIDLGKIIRLGQGEIKSKGYEKPSILSDVYEAVTAAIYLDQTEEVLISWIKSTIFKYIEKNDYKELNHDYKSELQEIIQAEIRSDLEYRVESQKHIEKDNKIEYTVSVNLDGKKYGIGTGFSKQEASQNAAKDCLNKLKKSAK; translated from the coding sequence ATGACAATGCATGAATTTTTTGAAAATTTTGGAATAAAAATTAATGATTCAAAAATATTTAGTACTGCTTTAACTCATAATTCATATGCTAATGAAACTAAAACAAAAGAAACATACCAAAGACTTGAATTTCTAGGTGATGCAGTTTTACAAATGTATGTTTCTAAGTTTCTTTATTTAAATTTCACAAATGCACCAGAAGGTAAACTAACAAAAACAAGGTCTGATATTGTTAGACAAGAAACATTAAGTGAAATTGCAAAGATGATAGATTTAGGAAAAATTATAAGATTAGGTCAGGGAGAAATAAAATCTAAAGGTTATGAAAAACCTTCTATTTTATCTGACGTATATGAAGCTGTTACAGCTGCTATATATTTAGATCAAACCGAAGAAGTGCTCATATCATGAATAAAGTCAACAATATTCAAATACATTGAAAAAAATGATTATAAAGAATTAAATCATGATTATAAATCAGAATTACAAGAAATTATTCAAGCTGAAATAAGAAGTGATCTAGAATATAGGGTTGAAAGCCAAAAACACATCGAAAAAGATAATAAAATTGAGTACACTGTTAGCGTTAATTTAGATGGAAAAAAATACGGTATTGGAACTGGATTTTCTAAACAAGAAGCATCACAAAATGCAGCAAAAGATTGCTTAAATAAACTTAAAAAATCAGCAAAATAA